One segment of Macrotis lagotis isolate mMagLag1 chromosome 1, bilby.v1.9.chrom.fasta, whole genome shotgun sequence DNA contains the following:
- the LOC141510425 gene encoding LOW QUALITY PROTEIN: vomeronasal type-2 receptor 26-like (The sequence of the model RefSeq protein was modified relative to this genomic sequence to represent the inferred CDS: inserted 1 base in 1 codon; deleted 2 bases in 1 codon), with translation MIKEFFDSLIGIAPKDNELYALKLKSLFEIVFENQLSSLWIRFHKKHYNQVLALVFTVEEINRDPNLLPNNTLVFHIYNSSPNDANTLESFLRWLSGHEVAIPNYHCVQKKGNSLAVTGVASSDLSIQMASLLGLYKFPQITYGPFDPILTDKVHFSSVYQLVPKDSFLALGMVQLMVHFNWPWVGLVITANTGGGGLFLLDIREEMTRKDVCISXERIPPSEKYTINSHSEIMPKIAGLSANVIIIYGDASSLRTLQYAQSPYLILSMVWITTSHWDVTIRPHDMDVSSFNAALIFSGQRKDIPSFKTSLRIVKPAKYPEDIFLNRFWNSAFQCPFDSSKWKQEICSHNASLEMLPLRYFDMSMSSQNYHIYNAAYAAAWALHQLLPTSTEMEYLRDEGSPVYPWKVSFP, from the exons ATGATAAAggaattttttgatagtttgattggcataGCACCCAAGGACAATGAACTATATGCTCTAAAATTAAAATCGctatttgaaattgtctttgagaACCAACTATCTTCTTTGTGGATAAGGTTTCACAAGAAACACTACAATCAAGTCCTGGCTTTGGTGTTTACTGTAGAGGAAATCAACAGGGACCCCAATCTGTTACCGAATAATACTCTAGTTTTCCACATCTATAACTCCTCTCCCAATGATGCCAACACCTTGGAGAGCTTCTTAAGGTGGCTGTCAGGACACGAAGTGGCTATTCCAAATTACCACTGTGTTCAGAAGAAGGGTAATTCCCTGGCGGTCACTGGAGTAGCCTCTTCTGATTTGTCCATCCAAATGGCTTCCCTCCTTGGACTCTACAAGTTTCCACAG ATAACGTATGGCCCATTTGATCCCATCCTGACTGACAAGGTTCATTTTTCAAGTGTTTATCAACTGGTACCTAAGGATTCCTTCCTTGCCCTGGGAATGGTCCAGTTAATGGTGCATTTCAACTGGCCATGGGTGGGACTGGTTATCACAGCtaatacgggg ggggggggattattcCTCTTGGATATAAGAGAAGAAATGACCAGGAAGGATGTCTGTATAT TAGAGAGGATTCCTCCCAGTGAGAAATACACTATTAATTCCCATAGTGAAATCATGCCAAAAATCGCTGGATTGTCTGCCAATGTCATCATTATTTATGGAGATGCCAGTTCACTAAGGACATTGCAGTATGCACAAAGTCCTTACTTGATCTTGAGCATGGTGTGGATTACCACTTCCCACTGGGATGTCACCATCAGACCCCATGACATGGACGTTAGTAGTTTCAATGCAGCTCTGATATTTTCTGGTCAGAGAAAAGACATTCCAAGTTTCAAAACTTCCTTAAGGATAGTTAAACCTGCTAAATATCCAGAAGATATTTTCCTTAATAGATTTTGGAACTCAGCATTTCAATGTCCATTTGACTCTTCAAAATGGAAACAAGAAATTTGTTCACACAATGCTTCATTAGAGATGCTCCCTTTGCGGTATTTTGACATGTCTATGTCAAGTCAGAATTACCATATCTACAATGCAGCATATGCCGCGGCCTGGGCTCTTCATCAACTACTCCCAACTAGCACAGAAATGGAATACCTGAGAGATGAAGGCAGTCCAGTGTATCCCTGGAAGGTAAGTTTCCCTTGA